The following are encoded together in the Acaryochloris thomasi RCC1774 genome:
- a CDS encoding recombinase family protein — protein MQIVAYLYQDITWEAPLSIEVWGWEVDQVYQDFDPSRPQLQKLRTQTPPPDYLLFRRLEELGDSLSTVMEQLTALEAGGTEVLAIEQNYQSPIEGARPEFPDALQLFALLEAVQTQQRSRKIRHGHAQNRLKGKPPPGRAPYGYRRGKERYVIDRSVAPVVRDFFNHFLLYGSLRGAVRHIAKRHGKKVSVSTGQRWLTSPVYRGDLLYQGQDTIPDAHPALLPREEAAQVDRLLRRNRRLAPRSASAPRSLSGIVSCANCKSAMTVSRVTARRQTKEYLYLRPIACPLKKKCGAIAYPSVLEQTIRQICTNLPKAVEGVDIPIMNQLKQSVEAQISAKQEVLGQLQELIDTEVLDLATAELRAYTVKTEISALTERLAQLPPVNLKEIAKTVSIEQFWLDLSESERRFYFREFIRQIEIIREGKDWSLTLQFIF, from the coding sequence ATGCAGATCGTTGCCTACCTCTACCAAGACATCACCTGGGAGGCCCCTCTTAGTATCGAGGTGTGGGGCTGGGAAGTCGATCAGGTCTACCAAGACTTTGATCCTAGTCGCCCCCAACTTCAGAAGTTGAGAACCCAAACTCCACCCCCTGACTATCTTTTATTTCGACGATTGGAAGAACTAGGTGATTCTCTCTCTACAGTCATGGAGCAGCTCACGGCCCTAGAAGCAGGTGGCACTGAGGTTCTCGCCATTGAGCAAAACTACCAGTCTCCGATTGAAGGGGCGCGACCTGAATTTCCTGATGCTCTGCAGCTATTCGCCTTGTTAGAGGCCGTCCAGACGCAGCAGCGTAGTCGCAAAATTCGGCATGGTCATGCCCAAAATCGACTGAAGGGCAAGCCACCGCCCGGTCGAGCACCCTATGGCTACCGTCGGGGCAAAGAGCGCTACGTGATTGATCGCAGCGTGGCCCCCGTGGTTCGAGACTTCTTTAATCATTTTTTACTCTATGGTTCACTGCGCGGTGCGGTACGCCACATTGCGAAACGGCACGGCAAAAAGGTGTCTGTATCGACTGGGCAACGCTGGCTCACCAGCCCGGTCTATCGTGGAGATTTGCTCTATCAGGGGCAAGATACGATCCCTGACGCTCATCCGGCCTTACTACCTCGAGAAGAAGCAGCACAGGTGGATCGGCTACTGCGCCGTAATCGTCGTCTAGCACCTCGCTCCGCCAGTGCACCCAGATCGCTGTCCGGTATCGTGAGCTGCGCTAATTGCAAGTCGGCGATGACGGTTTCGCGGGTGACGGCTCGGCGGCAAACGAAGGAATATCTTTATTTACGGCCCATTGCCTGCCCTTTGAAGAAGAAGTGTGGTGCGATCGCATATCCCTCAGTCCTTGAACAAACCATCCGCCAGATTTGTACAAACTTGCCGAAAGCAGTGGAAGGCGTCGATATCCCGATCATGAACCAGCTCAAACAAAGCGTTGAAGCCCAAATCTCAGCGAAGCAAGAAGTACTGGGACAGCTACAGGAACTCATCGACACTGAGGTATTAGACCTAGCAACAGCCGAGTTGAGAGCCTATACCGTCAAAACCGAAATATCGGCCCTCACAGAGCGTCTAGCCCAGTTGCCCCCTGTCAATCTTAAAGAGATCGCCAAAACTGTCTCGATTGAGCAGTTCTGGCTTGATTTGTCAGAATCTGAACGTCGCTTTTACTTTCGAGAATTTATCCGTCAGATTGAGATTATCCGCGAGGGTAAAGACTGGTCCCTCACACTCCAATTTATTTTTTAG
- a CDS encoding Uma2 family endonuclease produces the protein MQIQAEPRSYTPEEYLELEAQADYKSEYRDGKIVPMTGGTTDHNEITLNLAAALKFALRGRAYKVYIGDVKLWIPRYRLYAYPDVMVIKGDPIYAEPGTTTVMNPMLIVEVLSKSTRNYDLGEKFQAYRSVPDLQEYCVVDQSQYSAIQHSKTDSGQWLLTEYEAQASVLKFSSVAFQIPFNDLYAGVSFTEQR, from the coding sequence ATGCAAATTCAAGCAGAACCACGGTCTTATACGCCTGAAGAATATCTAGAGCTAGAAGCCCAAGCAGACTATAAGAGCGAGTATCGAGATGGCAAGATTGTCCCGATGACCGGCGGCACGACTGATCATAACGAGATAACCCTAAATTTGGCGGCAGCTCTCAAGTTCGCATTACGAGGCAGAGCCTACAAAGTCTACATAGGTGATGTGAAACTATGGATTCCTCGATATCGCTTGTATGCATACCCTGATGTCATGGTGATCAAGGGCGACCCTATCTATGCTGAACCCGGCACCACTACCGTTATGAATCCAATGCTGATTGTGGAAGTGCTTTCTAAGTCCACGCGTAACTATGACCTAGGGGAAAAGTTTCAAGCCTATCGCTCTGTCCCAGATTTACAGGAATACTGCGTAGTGGACCAAAGCCAATACTCTGCCATTCAGCACAGCAAAACGGACTCAGGACAGTGGCTGCTTACCGAATACGAAGCTCAAGCTTCTGTTTTGAAGTTCAGCTCAGTTGCCTTTCAGATTCCCTTCAACGATCTCTACGCTGGCGTCAGTTTTACAGAACAGCGCTAG